The proteins below come from a single Candidatus Neomarinimicrobiota bacterium genomic window:
- the rsmH gene encoding 16S rRNA (cytosine(1402)-N(4))-methyltransferase RsmH — MTSEWDAAKKHHISVLKEEVLSYLAVKPDGIYLDGTVGLGGHASAVQSQLSPKGCLVGFDGDKEAVRHCEKLLSPSCHLLQAPYDTFPQHLSSLKIQKLDGMLLDLGISSYQLDTPARGFAYRTEGPLDMRFDGSGSTTARHIVNRWPVSELKKLFKETGEERRASAISNAIAKVRDSNPVETTSDLTHIIKRVVSDHTVTKTLSRVFQALRIAVNGELGCLERFLDAFAGYLKTGGRIVIISYHSLEDRMVKQTFRKLEKGCVCPSEFPECRCGITPTLKVLTRRVVRPTEEETSENSRARSARLRAAEKI; from the coding sequence GTGACTTCAGAATGGGACGCTGCAAAAAAACATCATATATCGGTTCTGAAAGAAGAAGTTCTCTCCTACCTCGCGGTAAAGCCGGACGGTATTTACCTGGACGGAACTGTGGGTCTCGGCGGGCACGCGTCGGCGGTCCAGAGTCAACTTTCTCCCAAAGGGTGCCTAGTCGGGTTTGATGGTGATAAGGAAGCCGTCAGACACTGTGAAAAATTGCTGTCGCCCTCCTGTCACCTCCTCCAAGCGCCCTACGATACTTTCCCTCAACACCTCTCCTCCCTCAAAATTCAAAAACTGGACGGTATGCTGTTAGACCTAGGCATATCATCTTACCAGCTGGACACACCGGCCCGAGGTTTTGCCTACCGCACGGAAGGGCCTTTGGACATGCGCTTTGATGGAAGCGGTTCCACCACCGCCCGGCACATTGTTAACAGATGGCCTGTTTCAGAGCTGAAAAAACTGTTCAAAGAGACCGGCGAGGAGCGGCGCGCTTCCGCCATTTCCAATGCAATCGCAAAGGTGAGGGATTCAAATCCGGTAGAGACGACGTCTGATCTGACACATATTATAAAGAGAGTCGTTAGCGACCATACCGTCACCAAGACCCTCTCCCGCGTCTTCCAGGCGCTCCGCATCGCTGTGAATGGTGAACTGGGGTGCCTCGAAAGATTTCTGGACGCATTCGCAGGTTACCTGAAAACCGGCGGCCGGATTGTCATTATTTCTTATCACTCACTGGAAGACAGGATGGTAAAACAGACTTTTCGCAAGCTGGAGAAAGGGTGTGTCTGTCCCTCAGAGTTTCCGGAGTGCCGGTGCGGCATCACTCCTACCCTCAAAGTTTTGACACGTCGTGTGGTCCGCCCCACAGAGGAAGAAACTTCAGAAAACAGCCGTGCCAGAAGCGCGCGGCTTCGGGCGGCGGAGAAAATCTAG